Proteins encoded in a region of the Halostella limicola genome:
- a CDS encoding FG-GAP repeat protein gives MNRRSAVALAGALAVAVCAVAATGALVAADGAQHEPTPATDREVERQEENETSETDDGNGTDGPPLSPHATVGGGPSTGESVAGGDLNGDGTADVVVGIPFDDDAGNNAGAAAVFFGPVDPGETDVSAANVTVRGTAGGEWTGYDTAVADVNGDGYGDLIVSAPLRDNGYVYVFHGGPSMSETLRPSDADAVIAGGDDDEQFGIAVAPVPQEGADGLLVGDPRADGEGGEDAGAAYYFSPDSLSGDATSADADLRLGGEAAGDRAGWDVAAGDLTGNGTPDLVVGARDAGGSGAGAAYVAPAIAAGERSLADAEAVIRGAEGGNSAGHTVGVYRGNDSAGVIVGAPTADENGSSSGAVYVVPPENASLADAEPVYAGTAGDRAGWDATAGDVTCDGRADLLVGSPYADDKAGTAVMVPADGSDPVEILAGEDPGDYAGYRVALTVDATGDGNRDALVGAPDENVTNTTASATLLESGCAATADAVEENASDGGTDTETESDGTETDATDETAAAEAPSEGDPLSTLAPVGVVVGAAAVALGVVALWRRD, from the coding sequence ATGAACCGACGCTCGGCAGTCGCGCTCGCCGGGGCGCTCGCGGTCGCCGTCTGTGCGGTCGCCGCGACCGGAGCGCTCGTCGCGGCGGACGGGGCCCAGCACGAACCGACACCGGCGACCGACCGCGAGGTCGAACGCCAGGAGGAAAACGAGACGAGCGAGACGGACGACGGGAACGGAACTGACGGCCCGCCGCTCTCGCCGCACGCGACGGTCGGCGGCGGCCCCTCGACGGGCGAGTCGGTCGCCGGCGGCGACCTGAACGGCGACGGCACCGCCGACGTGGTCGTCGGCATCCCGTTCGACGACGACGCCGGCAACAACGCCGGGGCCGCCGCGGTGTTCTTCGGCCCGGTCGACCCAGGTGAGACCGACGTTTCGGCGGCGAACGTCACGGTCCGGGGGACTGCCGGCGGCGAGTGGACGGGGTACGACACGGCGGTCGCGGACGTGAACGGCGACGGCTACGGCGACCTGATCGTGAGCGCGCCGCTGCGCGACAACGGGTACGTGTACGTCTTCCACGGCGGCCCGTCGATGTCGGAGACGCTCCGTCCCTCCGACGCCGACGCGGTGATCGCCGGCGGCGACGACGACGAGCAGTTCGGCATCGCCGTCGCGCCGGTCCCGCAGGAGGGAGCGGACGGCCTGCTCGTCGGCGACCCGCGCGCCGACGGCGAGGGCGGCGAGGACGCCGGCGCGGCCTACTACTTCTCACCCGACTCGCTCTCCGGCGACGCGACCAGTGCCGACGCCGACCTCCGACTCGGCGGCGAGGCCGCGGGCGACCGCGCGGGCTGGGACGTCGCGGCCGGCGACCTCACCGGGAACGGAACGCCGGACCTGGTCGTCGGCGCGCGAGACGCCGGAGGGTCGGGAGCCGGCGCGGCCTACGTCGCTCCGGCGATCGCCGCGGGCGAGCGGTCGCTCGCCGACGCCGAAGCGGTGATCCGGGGCGCCGAGGGCGGCAACTCGGCGGGCCACACCGTCGGCGTCTACCGCGGGAACGACAGCGCCGGCGTGATTGTCGGCGCACCGACCGCGGACGAAAACGGCAGCAGTTCCGGCGCCGTGTACGTCGTCCCGCCCGAGAACGCGTCGCTCGCCGACGCTGAGCCGGTCTACGCCGGCACGGCCGGCGACCGCGCGGGCTGGGACGCGACCGCCGGCGACGTGACCTGCGACGGCCGGGCGGACCTGCTCGTCGGGAGCCCGTACGCCGACGACAAGGCCGGCACGGCAGTGATGGTACCCGCCGACGGGAGTGACCCGGTCGAGATCCTCGCCGGCGAGGACCCGGGCGACTACGCCGGCTACCGCGTCGCGCTGACCGTCGACGCGACCGGCGACGGGAACCGCGACGCGCTGGTCGGCGCGCCGGACGAGAACGTGACCAACACCACGGCGAGCGCGACCCTGCTGGAGAGCGGCTGCGCGGCGACGGCCGACGCGGTCGAGGAGAACGCGTCCGACGGCGGCACGGACACCGAGACCGAAAGCGACGGGACCGAGACGGACGCGACCGACGAGACCGCGGCGGCCGAAGCGCCGAGTGAGGGCGACCCGCTGAGCACCCTCGCCCCCGTCGGCGTCGTCGTCGGTGCTGCCGCGGTTGCGCTCGGCGTCGTCGCGCTGTGGCGGCGCGACTGA
- the hemA gene encoding glutamyl-tRNA reductase, whose product MMGSTGVISGVSVSFESATVDVLADASGPDQRTVVSGLLAREGIEEAFALQTCNRVEAYVVSDDPAAGRAALDEFVAGVPDDAAAEMDHEESLRHLLRVAAGLESLVLGEDQILGQVRTAYEDARGVGGIGPMLEDAVTKAIHVGERVRTETSINEGAVSLGTAAARLADRETDLADATVLVVGAGEMGTLAARSLAAHGADRLIVANRTVPHAEHVAKEVDTEARAVALPAVPSAAERADVVVTATGSEEYLLDAADLDGAGATVVVDLAQPRDVAPAAEDLPTAAVYDLDALESVTDETRERRQAAAERVEGMIDEEFDLLLDQYKRKRADEVIAAMYESAEGIKSRELSTAMSKLEAEGEITDEQREVVESLADALVSQLLAAPTKSLRDAAAEDDWTTIQTALRLFDPQFGGEGGPPDFVTEAAPGDLPGELADDVPTDAPIGSFDDD is encoded by the coding sequence ATGATGGGTAGCACCGGCGTTATCTCCGGGGTGAGCGTCTCGTTCGAGTCCGCGACGGTCGACGTCCTCGCCGACGCCAGCGGCCCCGACCAGCGTACGGTCGTGTCGGGCCTGCTCGCCCGCGAGGGCATCGAAGAGGCGTTCGCGCTCCAGACGTGCAACCGCGTCGAGGCCTACGTCGTCAGCGACGACCCGGCGGCGGGCCGGGCCGCACTCGACGAGTTCGTCGCGGGCGTTCCGGACGACGCCGCGGCCGAGATGGACCACGAGGAGAGCCTGCGGCACCTCCTCCGTGTCGCCGCCGGCCTCGAATCGCTCGTGCTCGGCGAGGACCAGATCCTCGGCCAGGTGCGGACCGCCTACGAGGACGCCCGTGGCGTCGGCGGGATCGGCCCCATGCTCGAGGACGCGGTGACGAAGGCCATCCACGTCGGCGAACGGGTCCGCACCGAGACGTCCATCAACGAGGGCGCGGTCTCGCTCGGCACCGCCGCCGCGCGCCTCGCCGACCGGGAGACCGACCTCGCCGACGCGACGGTGCTCGTCGTCGGCGCCGGCGAGATGGGGACGCTCGCGGCCCGGTCGCTCGCCGCCCACGGTGCGGACCGACTCATCGTCGCCAACCGGACCGTTCCCCACGCCGAACACGTCGCCAAGGAAGTCGACACGGAGGCGCGGGCAGTCGCGCTCCCGGCCGTCCCGTCCGCGGCCGAGCGGGCGGACGTCGTCGTCACGGCGACGGGCAGCGAGGAGTACCTCCTCGACGCCGCCGACCTCGACGGCGCCGGCGCGACGGTCGTCGTCGACCTCGCACAGCCCAGAGACGTCGCACCGGCCGCCGAGGACCTGCCGACCGCCGCGGTCTACGACCTCGACGCCCTGGAGTCCGTGACCGACGAGACCCGCGAGCGGCGCCAGGCGGCGGCCGAGCGCGTCGAGGGGATGATAGACGAGGAGTTCGACCTCCTGCTCGACCAGTACAAGCGCAAGCGCGCCGACGAGGTCATCGCGGCGATGTACGAGAGCGCCGAGGGGATCAAGTCCCGCGAGCTCTCCACCGCGATGTCGAAGCTGGAGGCCGAAGGGGAGATCACGGACGAGCAGCGCGAGGTCGTCGAGTCGCTCGCCGACGCGCTGGTCAGCCAGCTGCTCGCCGCGCCGACCAAGAGCCTGCGTGACGCCGCCGCCGAGGACGACTGGACGACGATCCAGACCGCGCTCCGCCTGTTCGACCCCCAGTTCGGCGGCGAGGGGGGCCCGCCGGACTTCGTCACCGAGGCCGCGCCCGGGGACCTCCCCGGCGAACTGGCCGACGACGTGCCGACCGACGCCCCGATCGGGTCGTTCGACGACGACTGA
- the lwrS gene encoding LWR-salt protein: MHAEYVFRVRVRIDPSEEGVRVDPATFETTLYRRADPPGEDGWLFFRDNLWRGEVNDEAHLRDLAEDSLGVPVDSVAFSALRTDEAYFDALKAEIGNSLDLFKADRVSEVVSKYLGSSVEVRDTDG; this comes from the coding sequence ATGCACGCCGAGTACGTCTTCCGGGTGCGGGTCAGGATCGACCCGTCCGAGGAGGGCGTGCGCGTCGACCCCGCGACGTTCGAGACGACGCTGTACCGGCGGGCGGACCCGCCCGGCGAGGACGGATGGCTGTTCTTCCGCGACAACCTCTGGCGCGGCGAGGTCAACGACGAGGCACACCTCCGCGACCTGGCCGAGGACTCGCTCGGCGTCCCGGTCGACTCGGTGGCGTTCAGCGCGCTCCGGACCGACGAGGCGTACTTCGACGCGCTGAAAGCGGAGATCGGTAACTCGCTCGACCTGTTCAAGGCAGACCGCGTCTCGGAGGTCGTCTCGAAGTACCTCGGCAGCAGCGTCGAGGTACGCGATACCGACGGGTAG
- a CDS encoding molybdopterin biosynthesis protein → MTDRKEFRDLAPPERAREALDSLDLTPDPETVPLEDASGRVLAERIDAELDVPGFDRASLDGYALRARDTFGADEADPARLDLVGAVHAGEEPDVEVGEDEAVEISTGAVMPAGADAMVMVEKTDEEDGEVLVRTSVAPGDSVMLAGADVAAGERALGPGTRLTPREIGLLSALGVDEVPVRGTPRVGIISTGDELVRPGGDLHSERGQIYDVNSYTVASAVEEAGGEAVTYPHAGDDYDEMERILTTAAEECDLVLSSGSTSASAVDVIYRVIEERGELLLHGVAVKPGKPMLIGRMGEGDDASAYVGLPGYPVSALTIFRTFVAPAIREAAGLPEPRTATVTGRMARRERYSEGRLRYMPVGLVTDGDGETLVYPVDKGSGATTSLVEADGVVAVDPDTDYLAEGESVTVELFSPEVRPPSLFGVGEDDPLLSPLLDRLRDPRYLAVGSRQGLRRLRDGTPDVAVTAGPVERDVDAEPLGEWRREWGLVVPEGNPDEVAGLADLVDRDLRFVNRTTDSGLRTSLGNAAAALADERGIDRREVVDAIDGFDLAVRAHESPARKVLSGQADAGLGLRATAAKLGLGFVPLGDQRVRVHANPDRVGKDGVAELAAALEDVDDLTADLPGYDA, encoded by the coding sequence GTGACCGACCGTAAGGAGTTCCGCGACCTCGCGCCGCCGGAGCGCGCCCGCGAGGCGCTCGACTCGCTGGACCTGACGCCCGACCCGGAGACGGTGCCGCTCGAAGACGCGAGCGGTCGCGTCCTCGCGGAACGGATCGACGCCGAACTCGACGTACCAGGCTTCGACCGCGCGTCGCTCGACGGCTACGCCCTGCGGGCGCGGGACACGTTCGGCGCGGACGAGGCCGACCCCGCCCGCCTCGACCTGGTCGGCGCGGTCCACGCCGGCGAGGAGCCCGACGTGGAAGTCGGCGAGGACGAGGCCGTCGAGATCTCGACCGGCGCGGTGATGCCTGCCGGCGCGGACGCAATGGTGATGGTGGAGAAAACCGACGAGGAGGACGGCGAGGTGCTGGTTCGCACCTCCGTCGCGCCGGGCGACAGCGTGATGCTCGCGGGCGCGGACGTGGCGGCAGGGGAGCGCGCGCTCGGTCCCGGAACCCGCCTCACGCCCCGCGAGATCGGACTGCTGTCGGCGCTGGGCGTCGACGAGGTGCCGGTGCGCGGGACGCCCCGCGTCGGCATCATCTCGACGGGCGACGAGCTCGTCCGGCCCGGGGGCGACCTGCACAGCGAGCGCGGCCAGATCTACGACGTGAACTCCTACACCGTCGCCAGCGCCGTGGAAGAGGCCGGCGGCGAGGCCGTCACCTACCCCCACGCCGGCGACGACTACGACGAGATGGAGCGGATCCTGACGACCGCCGCCGAGGAGTGCGACCTCGTTCTCTCCTCGGGGTCGACCAGCGCCAGCGCGGTCGACGTCATCTACCGCGTCATCGAGGAGCGCGGCGAACTCCTGCTCCACGGCGTCGCGGTCAAGCCCGGGAAGCCGATGCTGATCGGGCGGATGGGCGAGGGCGACGACGCGTCCGCCTACGTCGGCCTCCCCGGCTACCCCGTCTCCGCGCTCACCATCTTCCGGACGTTCGTCGCGCCGGCGATCAGGGAGGCCGCGGGGCTGCCCGAACCCCGTACCGCGACGGTGACGGGGCGGATGGCCCGGCGCGAGCGCTACTCGGAGGGCCGCTTGCGGTACATGCCGGTCGGACTCGTGACCGACGGAGACGGCGAGACGCTCGTCTACCCCGTGGACAAGGGCAGCGGCGCGACGACGAGCCTGGTCGAAGCCGACGGCGTCGTCGCGGTCGACCCAGACACGGACTACCTCGCGGAGGGCGAGTCCGTCACGGTCGAACTGTTCTCGCCGGAGGTCCGCCCGCCGTCGCTGTTCGGCGTCGGCGAGGACGACCCGCTGCTCTCGCCCCTGCTCGACCGCCTGCGCGACCCGCGGTACCTGGCGGTCGGGAGCCGGCAAGGGCTACGCCGCCTCCGCGACGGGACGCCGGACGTGGCCGTGACGGCGGGACCGGTCGAGCGCGACGTGGACGCCGAGCCGCTGGGCGAGTGGCGGCGCGAGTGGGGGCTGGTCGTCCCCGAGGGGAACCCCGACGAGGTCGCCGGCCTCGCAGACCTCGTCGACCGCGACCTGCGCTTCGTCAACCGGACGACGGACTCCGGCCTCCGGACGAGCCTGGGGAACGCGGCGGCCGCGCTGGCGGATGAGCGCGGCATCGACCGCCGCGAGGTCGTCGACGCGATCGACGGGTTCGACCTCGCGGTCCGCGCACACGAGAGCCCGGCGCGAAAAGTTCTGAGCGGGCAGGCCGACGCCGGCCTCGGCCTGCGTGCCACCGCGGCGAAGCTCGGTCTCGGGTTCGTCCCCCTCGGCGACCAGCGGGTGCGAGTGCACGCGAACCCCGACCGCGTCGGGAAAGACGGCGTCGCGGAGCTCGCCGCGGCGCTGGAGGACGTCGACGATCTGACGGCCGACTTACCGGGATACGACGCGTAG
- the ahbB gene encoding siroheme decarboxylase subunit beta: MSETDLDLDERDRAIVNAFQGGFPVVRDPFEPAAAALRERGVDVGADELLDRVRRLDDDGVLTRFGPLINAQEIGGSATLVAMHAPEDRFDEVAETVNAHREVAHNYEREHPHLNMWFVVSVADEDRVEEVLAEIEDETGQETYNLPKRREFRVEAKFYVDGPIPEGDVDLSDLGPDVTPTESETLTPAERDLVVEIQDGLPVSATPYRDVADALDADVDWVLETMKRFDAEGKIRRIGVIPTHYALGYTENGMTVWNVPDDVVDEVGPEIAALPFVTHCYRRPRHEGVWPYNFFAMTHGRSEAESERRIEQVRERMTEFWDVGEDDWDTLFSSRILKKTGIRIEERASANTAE; the protein is encoded by the coding sequence ATGAGCGAGACGGACCTCGACCTCGACGAGCGGGACCGCGCCATCGTCAACGCGTTCCAGGGCGGGTTCCCGGTCGTCCGAGATCCCTTCGAACCGGCGGCCGCGGCGCTGCGGGAGCGAGGGGTCGACGTCGGCGCCGACGAACTGCTGGATCGGGTCCGACGACTGGACGACGACGGCGTGCTGACGCGGTTCGGGCCGCTGATCAACGCGCAGGAGATCGGCGGGTCGGCGACCCTGGTCGCGATGCACGCCCCCGAGGACCGGTTCGACGAGGTCGCGGAGACCGTCAACGCCCACCGCGAGGTGGCCCACAACTACGAGCGCGAGCACCCGCACCTGAACATGTGGTTCGTCGTGAGCGTGGCCGACGAGGACCGCGTCGAGGAGGTGCTCGCCGAGATCGAGGACGAGACCGGACAGGAGACCTACAACCTCCCGAAGCGGCGGGAGTTCCGCGTCGAGGCGAAGTTCTACGTCGACGGGCCGATCCCCGAGGGCGACGTCGACCTCTCGGACCTCGGCCCCGACGTGACGCCCACCGAGTCGGAGACGCTGACGCCGGCCGAGCGGGACCTCGTGGTCGAGATTCAGGACGGCCTCCCGGTCTCGGCGACGCCGTACCGGGACGTAGCGGACGCGCTGGACGCGGACGTCGACTGGGTGCTGGAGACCATGAAGCGGTTCGACGCGGAGGGGAAGATCCGGCGGATCGGCGTCATCCCGACCCACTACGCGCTGGGGTACACGGAGAACGGGATGACCGTCTGGAACGTGCCGGACGACGTCGTCGACGAGGTGGGCCCCGAGATCGCCGCCCTCCCGTTCGTCACGCACTGCTACCGGCGACCGCGTCACGAGGGCGTCTGGCCGTACAACTTCTTCGCGATGACCCACGGCCGGAGCGAGGCGGAGAGCGAGCGACGCATCGAGCAGGTGCGCGAGCGAATGACGGAGTTCTGGGACGTGGGCGAGGACGACTGGGACACGCTGTTCTCGTCGCGCATCCTGAAGAAGACGGGCATCCGCATCGAGGAACGAGCGAGCGCCAACACCGCGGAGTGA
- a CDS encoding 4a-hydroxytetrahydrobiopterin dehydratase: MADLLSDDEIEERIPDEWHREGDEIVRTYEFDEYLHGVNFAQLIGEIAEAEFHHPEIVIGYKEVEVRFTTHDEGGITDKDVEMAELVETEANA, from the coding sequence ATGGCAGATCTGCTTTCGGACGACGAGATCGAGGAACGGATCCCCGACGAGTGGCACCGCGAGGGCGACGAGATCGTCCGCACCTACGAGTTCGACGAGTACCTCCACGGCGTCAACTTCGCGCAGCTCATCGGCGAGATCGCCGAGGCCGAGTTCCACCACCCCGAGATCGTCATCGGCTACAAGGAGGTCGAGGTGCGCTTCACCACGCACGACGAGGGCGGGATCACGGACAAGGACGTCGAGATGGCGGAGCTCGTCGAGACCGAAGCCAACGCCTGA
- a CDS encoding molybdopterin molybdotransferase MoeA, with protein MSDETLSEAGFKDRTRVDAARETLREAVAGVDRTERVPLTAADGRVVAETVTAERPVPHYRRAAMDGYAVRAADTFGASDRSPEILREGDEPGPERAVRVHTGSELPEGADAVVMVEDVEAVGGDLEVFDAVAEGENVAPVGEDVEAGMTLYEPGHRLRPSDLGMLKSVGVDEIEVYDRPSVGVIPTGEELVQRDPAPGEVIETNGLTVSRYVERWGGRAEYRNVVTDDREALRAAVQRDLTKDLVVTTGGSSVGERDLIPEVIDDIGEVLVHGVALKPGHPVALGVVEETPVLMLPGYPVACIVNAVQFLRPAMKWTENAPVPAHPTTEARLDRKIASEPGTRTFARVKLETRDGERVAVPTRASGSGVLSSVAQADGWVEVPDDREGIAEGETVAVQDWEWSA; from the coding sequence ATGAGCGACGAAACTCTCAGCGAGGCCGGGTTCAAGGACCGGACCCGCGTCGACGCGGCGCGCGAGACGCTCCGCGAGGCCGTCGCGGGCGTCGACCGCACCGAACGAGTCCCGCTGACGGCGGCCGACGGGCGCGTCGTCGCCGAGACCGTCACGGCGGAGCGGCCGGTGCCGCATTACCGCCGGGCGGCGATGGACGGCTACGCCGTCCGCGCGGCGGACACGTTCGGCGCGAGCGACCGGTCGCCCGAGATACTCCGCGAGGGAGACGAGCCCGGGCCGGAGCGGGCCGTCCGCGTCCACACCGGGAGCGAACTCCCGGAGGGCGCGGACGCCGTGGTGATGGTCGAAGACGTCGAGGCGGTCGGCGGCGACCTGGAGGTGTTCGACGCCGTCGCCGAGGGCGAGAACGTCGCCCCGGTCGGCGAGGACGTCGAGGCGGGGATGACGCTGTACGAGCCGGGGCACCGCCTGCGGCCGTCGGACCTGGGGATGCTGAAGTCCGTCGGCGTCGACGAGATCGAGGTGTACGACCGGCCGAGCGTCGGCGTGATCCCCACGGGCGAGGAACTCGTCCAGCGCGACCCCGCTCCCGGCGAGGTGATCGAGACGAACGGGCTGACCGTCTCCCGGTACGTCGAGCGCTGGGGTGGCCGCGCCGAGTACCGAAACGTCGTCACCGACGACCGCGAGGCGCTCCGGGCGGCGGTCCAGCGCGACCTGACGAAGGACCTCGTCGTCACGACCGGCGGCTCCTCCGTCGGCGAGCGCGACCTGATACCGGAGGTGATCGACGACATCGGGGAGGTGCTGGTTCACGGCGTGGCGTTGAAGCCGGGCCATCCCGTCGCGCTCGGCGTCGTCGAGGAGACGCCCGTCCTCATGCTCCCGGGCTACCCCGTCGCCTGCATCGTCAACGCCGTGCAGTTCCTCCGGCCCGCGATGAAGTGGACCGAGAACGCGCCGGTCCCGGCGCACCCGACGACCGAGGCCCGCCTCGACCGGAAGATCGCGAGCGAACCCGGCACACGCACGTTCGCCCGGGTGAAACTCGAAACCCGGGACGGCGAGCGCGTCGCCGTCCCGACGCGGGCGAGCGGGTCGGGTGTCCTGTCGAGCGTCGCGCAGGCCGACGGCTGGGTGGAGGTCCCCGACGACCGTGAGGGAATCGCCGAGGGCGAGACCGTCGCCGTGCAGGACTGGGAGTGGTCGGCGTGA
- a CDS encoding precorrin-2 dehydrogenase/sirohydrochlorin ferrochelatase family protein yields the protein MIPLLHDFTGATVLVFGGGRVGARKARRFDREARVVVVSPEFADADFGDSERVRAAPAPGDADEWVERFDPALVVAATDDEAVNEAVERAARDAGTLVNRTDRHGSRDADSVVVPATVRDPPVVAAVATGGTSPALSKHLRQTIEAEIDGAGEMALLTADLREELQEEGVPPADRHEAVRAVVRSPRVWKGLRRGDSKGRQVARDVISNALDTGDAR from the coding sequence ATGATCCCGCTACTCCACGACTTCACGGGCGCGACCGTCCTCGTGTTCGGCGGCGGCCGCGTCGGCGCGCGGAAGGCGCGGCGGTTCGACCGCGAGGCGCGGGTCGTCGTCGTCAGCCCCGAGTTCGCCGACGCCGACTTCGGCGACAGCGAGCGGGTCCGGGCGGCCCCCGCGCCGGGGGACGCGGACGAGTGGGTCGAGCGGTTCGACCCCGCGCTGGTCGTCGCGGCGACCGACGACGAGGCGGTCAACGAGGCGGTCGAGCGGGCGGCCCGCGACGCGGGCACGCTGGTCAACCGCACCGACCGCCACGGGAGCCGCGACGCCGACAGCGTCGTCGTCCCCGCGACGGTCAGGGACCCCCCCGTCGTCGCCGCCGTGGCGACCGGCGGGACGAGTCCGGCGCTGAGCAAGCACCTCCGGCAGACGATCGAGGCGGAGATCGACGGGGCCGGCGAGATGGCGCTGCTGACAGCGGACCTCCGCGAGGAGCTGCAGGAGGAGGGCGTTCCGCCCGCCGACCGCCACGAGGCCGTCCGCGCCGTCGTACGGTCTCCGCGGGTTTGGAAGGGTTTACGTAGGGGGGACTCGAAAGGCCGGCAAGTGGCCCGCGACGTGATCAGTAACGCGCTCGACACCGGTGATGCTCGATGA
- a CDS encoding HAD family hydrolase encodes MVPQYDYWLFDLDGTLVDVESAYRREVVTGVEDRLGLSFTDEQRYLLWHGTDEIRRDLLPADMTVRDFWEVFDEVDDPIERAEATYLYDDADRVGEIDAPAGIVTHCPEPVAEVVFDTLDIRDWFETIVCCSEDLGWKPDPAPVEHAMRDIDVAYNGHQGVLAGDSACDVGAAENAGLDGIHVDRHDPDVNAQRSIGDYRIASFVDL; translated from the coding sequence ATGGTCCCACAGTACGACTACTGGCTCTTCGACCTCGACGGGACGCTCGTCGACGTCGAGTCCGCGTACCGCCGCGAGGTGGTGACGGGGGTCGAAGACCGGCTCGGCCTCTCGTTCACCGACGAGCAGCGGTACCTGCTCTGGCACGGGACCGACGAGATCCGCCGGGACCTCCTCCCGGCCGACATGACGGTTCGTGACTTCTGGGAGGTGTTCGACGAGGTCGACGACCCGATCGAGCGGGCGGAGGCGACGTACCTGTACGACGACGCCGACCGCGTCGGCGAGATCGACGCGCCGGCTGGCATCGTCACCCACTGCCCCGAACCGGTCGCCGAGGTCGTGTTCGACACGCTCGACATCCGCGACTGGTTCGAGACGATCGTCTGCTGCTCGGAGGATCTGGGCTGGAAGCCCGACCCCGCCCCGGTCGAACACGCTATGCGCGACATCGACGTCGCGTACAACGGCCACCAGGGCGTGCTCGCCGGCGACAGCGCCTGCGACGTCGGGGCCGCGGAGAACGCCGGCCTCGACGGCATTCACGTCGACCGGCACGACCCGGACGTCAACGCGCAGAGGTCGATCGGCGACTACCGGATCGCCTCGTTCGTCGACCTCTGA
- a CDS encoding AI-2E family transporter, whose translation MDARTAFAWVLVAALTAVLWLLVRPFLSWLLATGLLAFVLYPVHRRLEVRVGPRLSAGLLALLVTLLVVVPLTVGAAAAVTRGSVLLEGLSRSELADQLQRTVRRTTGITLPVRSLGERASERLTSRASDQATDVLSAGLHAFLGFLLLTFVLYYLLKDGHVLVAWVRRMTPLEAPIRDELFESVRSMTWAVLKGHVLVAIVQGAVAGVSLFLTGVPEATLLTAAMMVLALIPVVGVAPVLGGAVVFLVWSGQPLSAAFVTVWGLTSVAITDDYLRAMLIDRESEMHSATVFVGVLGGTYLLGAMGLFLGPIIVGIFKRTVEVVGGYYGVIHAPDG comes from the coding sequence ATGGATGCTCGAACGGCGTTCGCGTGGGTACTCGTCGCCGCACTGACGGCGGTCCTCTGGCTCCTCGTCCGGCCGTTCCTCTCGTGGCTCCTCGCGACGGGACTGCTCGCGTTCGTCCTCTACCCCGTCCACCGTCGCCTCGAAGTCCGGGTCGGGCCGCGCCTCTCCGCCGGGCTGCTCGCGCTCCTCGTCACGCTCCTCGTCGTCGTCCCCCTGACGGTCGGAGCGGCCGCCGCGGTGACGCGGGGGAGCGTGCTGCTCGAAGGGCTCTCTCGGTCCGAGCTCGCCGACCAGTTGCAGCGGACCGTCCGCCGAACCACCGGGATCACCCTCCCCGTCCGGTCGCTCGGGGAGCGCGCGTCAGAGCGGCTGACGAGCCGCGCCAGCGACCAGGCGACGGACGTCCTGAGCGCCGGCCTCCACGCGTTCCTCGGCTTCCTGCTGCTGACGTTCGTGCTGTACTACCTGCTCAAGGACGGCCACGTGCTCGTCGCCTGGGTGCGGCGGATGACGCCGCTGGAGGCCCCGATACGCGACGAGCTGTTCGAATCGGTGCGGTCGATGACGTGGGCCGTGCTCAAGGGACACGTCCTCGTCGCGATCGTTCAAGGGGCGGTCGCCGGCGTCAGCCTGTTTCTCACCGGCGTCCCCGAGGCGACGCTGCTCACGGCGGCGATGATGGTGCTCGCACTGATTCCGGTCGTCGGCGTCGCTCCGGTGCTCGGCGGTGCGGTCGTCTTCCTCGTCTGGAGCGGCCAGCCGCTGTCGGCCGCGTTCGTCACGGTCTGGGGCCTCACGTCCGTCGCGATCACGGACGACTACCTGCGGGCGATGCTCATCGACCGCGAGTCGGAGATGCACTCGGCGACCGTCTTCGTCGGCGTCCTCGGGGGGACGTACCTTCTGGGGGCGATGGGGCTGTTCCTCGGCCCGATCATCGTCGGGATCTTCAAGCGGACCGTCGAGGTGGTCGGCGGCTACTACGGGGTGATCCACGCGCCAGACGGCTGA